In Rothia mucilaginosa, one genomic interval encodes:
- a CDS encoding TipAS antibiotic-recognition domain-containing protein produces MAPKNEQLSAAEKAEIMGEGFSLAHQQEAQERYVKTDDWAEYQRRTASMDRADWQNGKQQIDEVEQALVEAFNRGVQPGSEEANALAERHRASLFFFEVTPAKHAILARGYVEDARFKAYYEKLATGLAEWLRDVIYENARAHGVDPQEANWG; encoded by the coding sequence ATGGCACCTAAGAATGAGCAGCTCAGCGCTGCCGAAAAAGCAGAGATTATGGGTGAAGGGTTCAGCCTCGCCCACCAGCAGGAAGCGCAGGAGCGTTACGTGAAAACTGACGACTGGGCTGAATACCAGCGCCGCACTGCCTCAATGGACCGTGCCGACTGGCAGAACGGCAAACAGCAGATTGACGAGGTAGAACAGGCCCTCGTCGAGGCATTCAACCGCGGCGTGCAGCCGGGCAGTGAGGAGGCGAACGCGCTCGCCGAGCGGCACCGCGCCTCCCTGTTCTTCTTTGAGGTCACCCCCGCTAAGCACGCTATTCTAGCCCGCGGTTACGTTGAGGATGCCCGCTTCAAAGCGTACTACGAGAAGCTCGCGACCGGGCTCGCGGAGTGGTTGCGAGATGTCATCTACGAGAATGCTCGTGCACACGGTGTTGACCCGCAGGAAGCTAACTGGGGGTAA
- the dnaG gene encoding DNA primase has translation MAGLIRKEDIDEVRARTDIREIIEGYVSLKSAGIGTFKGLCPFHDERTPSFNVRPQVGSYHCFGCGESGDVYSFVMAMEHTSFVETVERLAARIGYTLHYEGGKPGDRYEAGMRRRLLDAHKIAAEFFERNLYSADAQEAQRFLGARGFDPAATRKFGVGYAPRGWDHLLKHLRSQGFTDEELKATGMFSEGNRGLYDRFRGRIIWPIRTIAGETIGFGARRLFDDDQGPKYLNTPETQLYKKSQVLYGIDLAKRDMTKTKQVVIVEGYTDVMAAHLAGITTAVATCGTAFGPGHIKMVRRMITDDGSGGEIIFTFDGDAAGQKAAMAAFQEDQRFVAQTFVAVAENGMDPCDLRLHKGDAAVRSLIASRRPLFEFAIDSTLAKYDLATLEGRVLAMRAIAPIIAGIKDRDLRPAYMRKVSGQLGLELDEIQRAVAYAQNHPKLSRSQQAEAPAAAPRYERLNEGPQGVPGTPGTPSYAGAPGYTGAQGYAGGQGTVHADAPYDPAYDAPPPEDHAAPSAYAGQNAAAHPPSSIQTTAPQPEATVPAVEEFLTPDPRDPVARLEKAALEIALQHPELISVEQWRNLATVQFRYRTHREVAAGIIHAATVMAPTPGIEWINCVRSGAVDGVHPAIAELAVSPLPVSSAERLPGFVTGALNALFEQQIARQKSDLMMRLEQLSANPDDEEFEAVQRQLLELEMRRRQLTAQRG, from the coding sequence ATGGCTGGATTAATCCGCAAAGAAGACATTGACGAAGTCCGCGCCCGTACCGATATCCGCGAAATCATTGAAGGCTATGTGAGCCTCAAAAGCGCCGGTATAGGCACCTTCAAGGGGCTGTGCCCGTTCCACGACGAGCGCACGCCCTCCTTCAATGTGCGCCCGCAGGTCGGCTCGTACCACTGCTTTGGCTGCGGTGAATCCGGTGACGTGTACTCCTTCGTCATGGCGATGGAACACACCAGCTTCGTTGAGACGGTGGAGCGTCTAGCCGCCCGTATTGGTTACACCCTGCACTATGAGGGCGGTAAGCCCGGTGACCGCTACGAGGCGGGTATGCGCCGCCGCCTGCTTGACGCGCACAAGATTGCCGCCGAGTTCTTTGAACGTAACCTCTATAGCGCTGATGCTCAGGAGGCGCAGCGCTTCCTCGGCGCCCGCGGTTTCGACCCCGCCGCTACCCGCAAGTTCGGTGTCGGCTACGCCCCGCGCGGCTGGGACCACCTGCTCAAGCACCTTCGCTCCCAGGGCTTCACGGACGAGGAGCTGAAGGCGACCGGCATGTTCTCGGAGGGCAACCGAGGCCTGTACGACCGCTTCCGCGGCCGCATCATCTGGCCGATTCGCACCATCGCCGGTGAAACCATCGGTTTCGGTGCCCGCCGCCTCTTCGACGACGACCAAGGCCCCAAATACCTGAACACCCCCGAGACGCAGCTGTACAAGAAATCCCAGGTGCTTTACGGCATTGACCTGGCAAAACGCGATATGACCAAGACCAAGCAGGTCGTCATCGTGGAAGGCTACACGGACGTCATGGCGGCACACCTCGCCGGCATCACCACCGCCGTTGCCACCTGCGGCACCGCGTTCGGTCCCGGCCACATCAAGATGGTGCGCCGCATGATTACCGATGACGGCTCCGGCGGCGAAATCATCTTCACTTTCGACGGTGACGCCGCAGGCCAGAAAGCCGCCATGGCTGCATTCCAGGAGGACCAGCGCTTCGTCGCGCAGACCTTCGTGGCGGTTGCCGAGAACGGCATGGACCCCTGCGACCTGCGCCTGCACAAGGGTGACGCCGCCGTGCGCTCGCTGATTGCTTCGCGCCGCCCGCTGTTCGAGTTCGCGATTGATTCGACCCTCGCCAAGTACGATTTGGCGACCCTTGAGGGCCGTGTGCTGGCGATGCGCGCTATCGCCCCGATTATTGCCGGCATTAAGGACCGCGACTTGCGCCCCGCCTACATGCGTAAGGTATCCGGTCAGCTCGGTCTGGAGCTTGACGAGATTCAGCGTGCCGTGGCATATGCGCAGAACCACCCGAAGCTTTCTCGCTCCCAGCAGGCGGAGGCTCCCGCAGCCGCGCCGCGTTACGAGCGTCTGAACGAGGGGCCGCAGGGAGTGCCGGGCACGCCGGGCACGCCGAGCTATGCGGGCGCGCCGGGCTATACGGGTGCTCAGGGTTACGCGGGTGGCCAGGGGACAGTTCATGCTGACGCGCCCTACGACCCCGCCTACGACGCACCGCCCCCGGAAGACCACGCCGCACCCAGCGCCTACGCCGGGCAGAACGCTGCCGCGCACCCGCCGAGCAGCATTCAGACCACCGCACCCCAGCCGGAGGCGACCGTCCCCGCCGTCGAGGAATTCCTCACCCCCGACCCGCGCGACCCGGTTGCCCGCCTCGAAAAGGCGGCGCTCGAGATTGCCCTGCAGCACCCCGAGCTCATCAGCGTGGAACAGTGGCGCAACCTCGCCACCGTGCAGTTCCGCTACCGCACCCACCGCGAGGTGGCCGCCGGCATTATTCACGCGGCAACCGTCATGGCGCCCACCCCCGGCATCGAATGGATCAATTGCGTGCGCTCCGGCGCTGTGGATGGCGTGCACCCCGCCATCGCGGAGCTCGCCGTCTCACCGCTACCGGTCAGCAGCGCCGAGCGCCTGCCCGGTTTTGTGACTGGCGCGCTCAATGCTCTGTTTGAACAGCAGATCGCCCGCCAAAAATCCGACCTGATGATGCGCCTGGAACAGCTCAGCGCCAACCCCGACGACGAAGAGTTCGAAGCCGTACAGCGTCAGCTCCTCGAACTGGAAATGCGCCGCCGCCAGCTCACAGCCCAGCGCGGCTAA
- a CDS encoding glycine--tRNA ligase yields MAEKSTLDNVIALAKRRGFVFQAGEIYGGSRSAWDYGPLGAELKENIRQQWWQRFVRSRADMVGLDSSVILPRAVWEASGHVATFTDPLVECLSCHKRLRQDHLLENFEAKKGRAAEGMEEIACPNCGTRGEWTEPQNFSGLMKTYLGPVDNEEGLHFLRPETAQGIFVNFNNVVTASRKRPPFGIGQIGKSFRNEITPGNFIFRTREFEQMEIEYFVHPDDADKYFNEWVEDCWNWFVDLGINPDNMRRFDVPQEERAHYSAGTIDVEYRFGFQGSEWGELMGVANRTDYDLGVHNEHSNAKLEYFDQATGERYVPYVIEPSFGLTRSMMAFLVDAYVEDEAPNTKGGVDKRVVLKLDPRLAPVKAAVLPLSKKAELSEPATKLANELRGLWNVDYDEAGAIGRRYRRQDEIGTPFCITVDFDTLEDQAVTIRERDTMNQERVALDQVKSYLAARLAG; encoded by the coding sequence ATGGCTGAAAAGTCCACCCTCGATAACGTTATTGCGCTCGCGAAGCGCCGCGGCTTTGTTTTCCAGGCCGGTGAAATTTACGGCGGTTCCCGCTCCGCATGGGACTACGGCCCCCTCGGTGCAGAGCTGAAGGAAAACATCCGTCAGCAGTGGTGGCAGCGTTTCGTCCGCTCCCGTGCGGACATGGTTGGCCTGGACTCCTCTGTTATTCTGCCTCGTGCGGTGTGGGAGGCATCCGGTCACGTGGCGACCTTCACCGACCCGCTGGTTGAGTGCCTGTCGTGCCACAAGCGTCTGCGTCAGGATCACCTGCTGGAGAACTTTGAGGCGAAGAAGGGCCGCGCGGCTGAGGGTATGGAGGAGATTGCTTGCCCGAACTGTGGTACTCGTGGTGAGTGGACTGAGCCGCAGAACTTCTCCGGTCTGATGAAGACTTACCTGGGCCCGGTTGATAATGAGGAGGGTCTACACTTCCTGCGCCCCGAGACCGCTCAGGGTATTTTCGTGAACTTCAACAATGTGGTCACTGCTTCTCGTAAGCGCCCGCCGTTCGGTATTGGCCAGATTGGTAAGTCGTTCCGTAACGAGATCACTCCCGGTAACTTCATTTTCCGTACTCGTGAGTTCGAGCAGATGGAAATTGAGTACTTCGTGCACCCGGATGACGCTGATAAGTACTTCAACGAGTGGGTTGAGGACTGCTGGAACTGGTTCGTTGACCTGGGTATTAACCCGGATAACATGCGCCGCTTCGACGTTCCTCAGGAGGAGCGTGCACACTACTCGGCTGGCACTATTGACGTTGAGTACCGCTTCGGCTTCCAGGGTTCCGAGTGGGGTGAGCTGATGGGCGTTGCGAACCGTACCGATTACGACCTGGGCGTGCACAATGAGCACTCTAACGCGAAGCTTGAGTACTTCGACCAGGCTACAGGTGAGCGTTACGTGCCGTACGTGATTGAGCCGTCCTTTGGTCTGACCCGCTCCATGATGGCGTTCCTTGTTGACGCATACGTCGAGGATGAGGCACCGAACACTAAGGGTGGCGTGGATAAGCGCGTCGTGCTGAAGCTCGACCCGCGCCTGGCACCGGTGAAGGCTGCTGTTCTGCCGCTGTCCAAGAAGGCTGAACTGTCTGAGCCCGCAACCAAGCTGGCGAACGAGCTGCGTGGCCTGTGGAACGTGGATTACGACGAGGCGGGCGCTATTGGTCGCCGTTACCGCCGCCAGGATGAGATCGGTACTCCGTTCTGCATCACCGTGGACTTTGACACTCTTGAGGATCAGGCTGTGACCATCCGCGAGCGCGACACCATGAACCAGGAGCGTGTGGCTCTGGATCAGGTGAAGTCTTACCTGGCTGCACGCCTGGCAGGCTAA
- a CDS encoding glycosyltransferase produces MEQAKTILIGAETYPPDINGAAQFGHRLATSMLKRGHSVHVVAASPIPGPSYRTEVESGIVEHRLRSHLPPTHETNRICVPWEIWSEVGAILDEVRPDVVHVQCHYIIGRALIFQAKRRGIRVIATNHFMPANLDPFLPFPAPVKRVIEKVTWKDMRFCFSKTAVVTTPTQIGADAMRDLGHFDRPVMPVSNGIEISDYELAEGADAGKVPGELRIAFVGRLAEEKNVDVLIEALSLLPDTLEHVVLDIAGGGELREALEQKAHDCGVSDRVIFRGFVPDEHLPEVYQMADVFCQPGTAELQSLVSLEAMSASTPVVLANALALPHLVEDGVNGYLFEPNNAQDLAKKLEAVLSLPAAEREQMGRESRRIVGFHSAENTWRTFEELYVSDAPYQRYLDSRR; encoded by the coding sequence ATGGAACAGGCAAAGACGATTCTGATTGGCGCAGAAACCTACCCGCCGGACATCAACGGTGCAGCACAATTCGGTCACCGCCTCGCCACCTCCATGCTCAAGCGAGGTCACTCCGTGCACGTGGTCGCCGCCAGCCCCATCCCCGGCCCCAGCTACCGCACCGAAGTAGAGAGTGGCATCGTGGAGCACCGCCTGCGCTCGCACCTGCCTCCGACCCACGAGACGAACCGCATCTGCGTGCCCTGGGAGATCTGGTCCGAGGTTGGTGCAATCCTTGACGAGGTCCGCCCGGACGTGGTGCACGTGCAGTGCCACTACATTATTGGCCGTGCCCTCATCTTCCAGGCGAAGCGCCGCGGTATCCGCGTTATCGCAACGAACCACTTCATGCCGGCGAACCTTGACCCGTTCCTGCCTTTCCCCGCTCCTGTGAAGCGCGTGATTGAGAAGGTCACCTGGAAGGACATGCGTTTCTGCTTCTCCAAGACTGCGGTCGTTACCACCCCCACCCAGATCGGTGCGGATGCGATGCGCGACCTGGGCCATTTTGACCGCCCCGTTATGCCGGTTTCTAACGGTATTGAGATCAGCGACTACGAGCTGGCTGAGGGCGCTGACGCTGGCAAGGTTCCCGGTGAGCTGCGTATTGCCTTCGTGGGTCGCCTTGCCGAAGAGAAGAACGTGGACGTGCTCATCGAGGCGCTCTCCCTGCTGCCCGACACTCTCGAGCACGTGGTGCTGGATATCGCCGGTGGCGGTGAGCTGCGTGAAGCTCTTGAGCAGAAAGCGCACGATTGCGGCGTGTCCGACCGCGTGATTTTCCGTGGCTTCGTTCCGGATGAGCATCTGCCCGAGGTGTACCAGATGGCTGACGTGTTCTGCCAGCCCGGTACCGCCGAGCTGCAGTCCCTGGTTTCCCTGGAGGCGATGAGCGCCTCCACCCCCGTGGTGCTTGCGAACGCGCTGGCTCTGCCGCACCTGGTGGAGGATGGCGTGAACGGCTACCTCTTCGAACCCAATAACGCTCAGGATTTGGCGAAGAAGCTGGAGGCGGTGCTCTCCCTGCCCGCCGCTGAGCGTGAGCAGATGGGCCGCGAGTCCCGCCGCATCGTGGGCTTCCACAGCGCTGAGAACACCTGGCGCACCTTCGAGGAACTGTACGTGAGTGATGCTCCGTACCAGCGTTACCTGGATTCGCGCCGCTAA
- a CDS encoding MerR family transcriptional regulator, with amino-acid sequence MVSIQEVAEQLGVSTHALRYYEKEGLIAVPRDAHGTRIFDAESISAARFIATCRQAGMSLADIRTILDNPDDHALSIDVMERARRKIENEIAGLQQNLEHLDRRIQEHRRHLDGTR; translated from the coding sequence GTGGTAAGTATTCAAGAGGTAGCGGAGCAGTTGGGGGTGAGCACCCACGCCCTGCGGTATTACGAAAAAGAGGGGCTCATTGCTGTGCCCCGCGATGCTCACGGAACCCGTATTTTTGATGCGGAGTCTATCTCCGCTGCACGGTTTATTGCTACCTGCCGTCAGGCCGGCATGAGTCTTGCCGACATTCGTACAATCTTGGACAATCCGGATGATCATGCTCTCTCCATCGACGTGATGGAGCGAGCCCGCCGAAAGATTGAGAATGAGATTGCGGGGTTGCAACAGAACCTTGAGCACCTGGATCGCCGTATTCAGGAGCACCGCCGTCACCTCGACGGCACCCGCTAG
- the dusB gene encoding tRNA dihydrouridine synthase DusB has translation MNSEAPRLTLPPLKLGNLTVDTPVVLAPMAGVTNKAFRRLCSEYGGGLYVTEMVTARALVERKPESMRIIEHDPDEKIRSIQIYGVDAVNVGKAVRMVVEEDRADHIDLNFGCPAPKVTRRGGGAALPWKTDLFTAIVQTAVKEASRNDIPLTIKMRKGIDDDHITFLESAKIARDAGVAAIALHGRTAAQHYSGKADWDSIAQLRELIPDVPILGNGDIFSAEDAVRMVEQTGVDGVVIGRGCQGRPWLFGDLQNAFEGSSERIRPTLTEVSDMIYRHAELLVETFGDETRGLREIRKHVAWYFKGYPVGGELRAKMAQVPDLATFRELIAQLDHSIGYPGAAVEGSRGRAGSPKQPHLPDGWLDSRILGDAERLGLAEAELDISGG, from the coding sequence GTGAATTCTGAAGCACCCCGTCTTACCCTTCCGCCCCTGAAACTGGGCAATCTGACCGTTGATACTCCCGTGGTTCTCGCCCCGATGGCTGGCGTGACCAATAAGGCTTTCCGCCGCCTCTGCAGTGAATATGGCGGCGGCCTGTACGTTACCGAAATGGTGACTGCGCGCGCCCTGGTGGAGCGTAAGCCCGAGTCCATGCGCATTATTGAGCATGACCCGGACGAGAAGATCCGCTCCATCCAGATTTACGGTGTGGACGCGGTCAACGTCGGTAAGGCTGTGCGCATGGTCGTTGAAGAGGACCGTGCCGACCACATTGACTTGAACTTTGGCTGCCCGGCTCCTAAGGTGACTCGCCGCGGTGGCGGTGCCGCCCTGCCCTGGAAGACTGACCTGTTCACTGCGATTGTGCAGACCGCGGTGAAGGAGGCGTCCCGCAACGATATTCCGCTGACTATTAAGATGCGTAAGGGCATCGACGATGACCACATTACGTTCTTGGAATCCGCCAAGATCGCGCGTGATGCCGGTGTTGCGGCGATTGCCCTGCACGGTCGTACTGCGGCTCAGCATTATTCGGGTAAGGCTGACTGGGATTCTATTGCGCAGCTGCGTGAGCTGATTCCGGACGTGCCGATCCTGGGTAATGGCGATATTTTCTCTGCCGAGGATGCGGTGCGCATGGTTGAGCAGACCGGCGTGGATGGCGTGGTGATTGGTCGTGGCTGCCAGGGTCGCCCGTGGCTATTTGGTGACCTGCAGAATGCGTTTGAGGGTTCGTCGGAGCGTATCCGCCCGACCCTGACTGAGGTGTCGGACATGATTTACCGCCACGCAGAACTGCTGGTGGAAACCTTCGGCGATGAGACCCGAGGCCTGCGCGAGATCCGCAAGCACGTGGCGTGGTACTTCAAGGGCTACCCGGTTGGTGGCGAGCTGCGCGCGAAGATGGCTCAGGTGCCCGACCTGGCGACGTTCCGTGAACTGATTGCTCAGCTGGACCACTCGATTGGTTACCCGGGTGCCGCTGTGGAGGGTTCGCGCGGTCGCGCCGGCAGCCCCAAGCAGCCGCACCTGCCCGATGGCTGGCTAGATTCGCGTATCCTGGGGGACGCTGAGCGTCTGGGCCTGGCGGAGGCTGAGCTGGATATTTCCGGCGGCTAA
- a CDS encoding phage holin family protein, translating into MTTTTNPKAPKRFFAGISGIKSGVANIIDAGKTFKTLGPSQVKDEIQIAKHELKTKGIAVGKGAAFFGVAAVFGLFLIIALVAAAILGLGTVMPYWASALVFALIFLIVLAICALVGLKKVKAQLPFKPESAIFGLLFDLGVLKEGTAMSAERLKKEQAERAEQKAKEAEEAAERARQEAEERKARGEEEPKPPTFEELKQRTAERRQHLAALRDDLQSYTGDVQNNTQQALDALKAVPSEVAAGAAATGRGLAENVRKPEVLQARWKSFAALGASIATVLHFLNRLVRR; encoded by the coding sequence ATGACCACTACTACTAATCCCAAGGCACCCAAGCGTTTCTTTGCTGGCATCAGCGGGATTAAGTCCGGCGTCGCGAACATCATCGACGCTGGCAAAACCTTCAAGACCCTCGGACCCAGCCAGGTCAAGGACGAAATCCAGATTGCAAAGCACGAGCTGAAGACCAAGGGTATCGCCGTTGGTAAGGGCGCAGCCTTCTTCGGCGTCGCAGCAGTCTTCGGTCTGTTCCTGATCATTGCGCTGGTCGCCGCAGCAATCCTCGGCCTCGGCACCGTCATGCCCTACTGGGCATCCGCGCTGGTCTTCGCCCTCATCTTCCTCATCGTCCTGGCAATTTGCGCCCTGGTCGGTCTGAAGAAGGTCAAGGCACAGCTGCCGTTCAAGCCCGAATCCGCAATCTTCGGTCTGCTCTTCGACCTCGGCGTACTCAAGGAAGGTACCGCCATGTCCGCTGAGCGCCTGAAGAAGGAACAGGCAGAGCGTGCAGAGCAGAAGGCTAAGGAAGCTGAAGAAGCAGCAGAACGCGCACGTCAGGAAGCTGAAGAGCGCAAGGCACGCGGTGAGGAAGAGCCCAAGCCGCCGACCTTCGAAGAGCTCAAGCAGCGCACCGCAGAACGCCGCCAGCACCTGGCAGCCCTGCGCGACGACCTGCAGTCCTACACCGGCGACGTTCAGAACAACACCCAGCAGGCTCTGGATGCTCTCAAGGCAGTGCCCTCCGAGGTTGCCGCAGGTGCAGCAGCTACCGGCCGCGGCCTGGCAGAGAACGTGCGCAAGCCCGAGGTTCTGCAGGCACGCTGGAAGTCCTTCGCAGCACTGGGCGCATCCATTGCAACCGTCCTGCACTTCCTGAACCGCCTGGTACGCCGCTAA
- a CDS encoding alpha/beta hydrolase — translation MSENKYVVEYTRPENERAGTHLVLMLHGYGSQEHDLLSLAAHLPQEGFTYASMRAPQPVGTQFSADSTGAYIAADAIGYQWYPLNQQLESDQRAIEQASDYVLEWVRANRTPYASVTLLGFSQGMGIATSMVRHAPGEFAAVVGLSGYAVDSDSPYFKDEELKKTELPVFFGRDQEDPVIPQEMVNYTYDWIRKYTDGIKVLYAGAGHGVSAMEIRHVGEFLEVKVQGKEPRIRAQKVAEATGTAEGSDA, via the coding sequence ATGAGCGAAAACAAATACGTCGTCGAATACACCCGCCCCGAGAACGAACGCGCAGGCACCCACCTGGTGCTCATGCTGCACGGCTACGGCTCCCAGGAACACGATCTGCTGTCTCTGGCGGCGCACCTTCCGCAGGAGGGCTTCACCTACGCCTCCATGCGTGCACCGCAGCCGGTCGGTACCCAGTTCTCTGCGGACTCGACCGGCGCCTACATTGCTGCGGACGCTATCGGCTACCAGTGGTACCCGCTAAACCAGCAGCTCGAATCCGATCAGCGCGCCATCGAGCAGGCCAGCGACTACGTGCTGGAGTGGGTACGCGCGAACCGCACCCCGTACGCCTCGGTGACCCTGCTGGGCTTCTCGCAGGGCATGGGTATCGCAACCTCGATGGTGCGTCACGCTCCCGGCGAGTTCGCCGCCGTGGTGGGTCTGTCCGGCTACGCGGTGGACTCAGATTCGCCGTACTTCAAGGATGAGGAGCTGAAGAAGACCGAACTGCCGGTGTTCTTCGGCCGCGACCAGGAAGACCCCGTCATCCCGCAGGAGATGGTGAACTACACCTACGACTGGATCCGCAAGTACACCGACGGCATTAAGGTGCTGTACGCCGGTGCGGGTCACGGCGTGAGCGCCATGGAGATTCGCCATGTGGGCGAGTTCCTGGAGGTGAAGGTGCAGGGTAAGGAGCCGCGTATTCGTGCGCAGAAGGTTGCGGAGGCGACCGGCACCGCGGAAGGCTCTGACGCCTAA
- a CDS encoding RNA-binding S4 domain-containing protein has product MEEIFIRDDMIRLGQFLKLANLVEDGAQAREVIQHGLVKVNGDIEEARGKQLHPGDTVSFNGVTVKVAHED; this is encoded by the coding sequence ATGGAAGAAATTTTTATTCGCGACGACATGATCCGCCTCGGTCAGTTCCTCAAGCTCGCCAACCTCGTAGAGGACGGCGCGCAGGCACGCGAGGTCATTCAGCACGGCCTGGTAAAGGTCAACGGCGACATTGAAGAAGCACGCGGCAAGCAGCTGCACCCCGGCGACACCGTCAGCTTTAACGGCGTGACCGTGAAGGTTGCGCACGAGGACTAG
- a CDS encoding GNAT family N-acetyltransferase: protein MAERLSEKFEIRPWQEGDDLALLEIWNSARNEVEERQRGLFGPDTDAPFSRTLVVTVSGVPVAAGTVVASLLHPTRLWSYIEVAADHRRQGIGTALLNALREIAAAHGQTTALRVKLSPFSDGEEFAQAAGMKLIQRSRMVRVEPGAIPPVSLREDADGNETQAIEDLATGSVELTAALWDFYRRAHEWDVPAEVGLGTVNRYFLSDEVRAFGAVVLRDHIREAAAEGKKGPIVAFAVSYHPFETDPEAALVNENTATELLLGYDFDNEGAVEAIMQVLSLLSAKYPVLVEVDDAMEALVQVTDVLLRAGTASVEGDPTYIYVTE, encoded by the coding sequence ATGGCTGAACGCCTCAGCGAAAAATTTGAGATTCGCCCTTGGCAGGAGGGTGATGACCTTGCCCTGCTTGAGATTTGGAACTCTGCCCGCAATGAGGTTGAGGAGCGCCAGCGTGGCCTTTTCGGCCCGGATACGGATGCGCCGTTTAGCCGCACCCTGGTGGTGACTGTTTCTGGTGTGCCGGTGGCTGCGGGTACTGTGGTGGCTTCGCTGCTGCATCCGACGCGTCTATGGTCCTACATTGAGGTGGCAGCTGATCACCGCCGTCAGGGTATTGGTACTGCCCTGTTGAATGCGCTACGTGAGATTGCGGCGGCGCACGGTCAGACCACTGCTCTGCGCGTGAAGCTGTCGCCGTTTAGTGACGGTGAGGAGTTTGCGCAGGCTGCTGGTATGAAGCTGATTCAGCGTTCCCGTATGGTACGTGTGGAGCCGGGTGCGATTCCTCCGGTGTCTTTGCGTGAGGACGCTGACGGTAACGAGACTCAGGCGATTGAGGATTTGGCGACCGGTTCGGTTGAGCTGACAGCCGCGCTGTGGGATTTCTACCGCCGCGCCCACGAGTGGGATGTTCCTGCTGAGGTGGGTTTGGGCACCGTGAACCGCTACTTCCTCTCGGATGAGGTGCGTGCTTTTGGCGCCGTGGTGCTTCGTGACCATATTCGTGAGGCGGCTGCAGAGGGTAAGAAGGGCCCGATTGTGGCGTTTGCGGTGAGCTACCACCCCTTTGAGACGGACCCGGAGGCGGCGCTGGTGAATGAGAACACCGCCACCGAACTGCTGCTGGGTTACGACTTCGATAATGAGGGTGCCGTGGAGGCGATTATGCAGGTGCTGTCCCTGCTGAGCGCTAAGTACCCGGTGCTGGTTGAGGTTGACGACGCCATGGAGGCGCTGGTTCAGGTGACCGACGTGCTGCTGCGTGCCGGTACTGCTTCGGTGGAGGGTGACCCGACCTATATTTACGTGACCGAGTAG